One Solea senegalensis isolate Sse05_10M linkage group LG3, IFAPA_SoseM_1, whole genome shotgun sequence genomic window carries:
- the shtn2 gene encoding shootin-1 produces the protein MMWVQGEAEESDAESDLSSSSSEGDFQYELLEKQRDEANQRLSEMEEVSNQLLKEINVLELQFQIERSCRESAEALAVKVTKENKVLKRQSQMPVIPEDMPIVTFDPGLDPTLNGDVIDVGEGSSGEETLLLETQAKIAELQASVDGLLAEKMQLEEEKEHLTKQLDQLREQLVLEVEEKEALLRKMNKQSKTMNKIKRVSQLVTEEFAEMSQRLELEEGLRQHAEDFAHQVMEQQMVENTPSVMQSSETGLQLQQTLQQISAVLSDIQRHYQDQVKQSQSSVEDSSVLSELQSLKEQVEMSEKERKALETQLSEANGTVAQLQEEVKQLQETQNREQPPDEEVEKSPPPPPPPPPPPPLPPPAPTPVIHPLDFLRSRRKDGASKSVSNTPALDPREKAIDEMMARIKKGIILRPTKKVQEEDESSWTDQRSENRKSAILELKGMLGNIKSQHHRRTLSRRGIGRNVGETELLLVLQRRRRAIGDNQDTSSTNQNDDLQPGAVCIPAVGDAPWADESSGAPVLRRLKQNREKRDSRIRASALIINQDNCEQSKGDTPL, from the exons ATGATGTGGGTCCAAGGTGAAGCAGAAG AGTCTGATGCAGAGAGTGatttatcctcctcctcctccgaagGAGACTTTCAG TATGAGCTCCTGGAAAAGCAGAGGGATGAAGCCAATCAAAGACTGTCTGAGATGGAGGAAG tctCCAATCAGCTTTTGAAAGAGATTAATGTACTGGAGCTCCAGTTCCAGATAGAGAGGTCATGCAGGGAGAGCGCTGAGGCTCTGGCTGTTAAG GTAACCAAAGAGAACAAAGTCCTGAAGAGGCAGAGTCAGATGCCAGTCATCCCTGAAGACATGCCcattgtgacctttgacccaggTCTTGACCCCACACTTAACGGTGATGTGATTGATGTTGGTGAGGGCAGTAGTGGTGAAGAGACGTTGCTCCTGGAGACCCAAGCCAAGATTGCAG agcTGCAGGCATCAGTGGATGGTCTGTTGGCTGAGAAGATGCAgttggaggaagaaaaagaacatctGACCAAACAGCTGGATCAGCTTAGGGAGCaa CTCGTACTGGAGGTAGAAGAGAAAGAGGCCTTACTGCggaaaatgaacaaacagagCAAGACCATGAATAAAATCAAACGAG TCTCTCAGCTTGTCACAGAAGAGTTTGCAGAAATGTCTCAGAGACTGGAGTTGGAGGAAGGCCTCCGGCAGCATGCTGAAGACTTTGCCCACCAG GTGATGGAACAGCAGATGGTGGAAAACACACCCAGTGTGATGCAGAGTTCAGAGACCggcctgcagctgcagcagacgcTGCAGCAAATCAGCGCAGTCCTGAGTGACATACAACGCCACTACCAGGaccag GTGAAACAGAGTCAGAGCTCAGTGGAAGACAGCAGTGTCCTTTCTGAGCTGCAGAGCCTGAAGGAGCAGGTGGAGATGAgtgagaaggagagaaaggCCTTGGAAACCCAGCTGTCCGAGGCTAACGGCACCGTCgcacagctgcaggaggaag TTAAACAGTTACAGGAAACACAGAACAGGGAGCAGCCGCCTGATGAAGAAGTGGAGAaatccccccctccacctcctccacctcctccaccacctccactacCTCCACCAGCCCCCACTCCTGTCATACA TCCACTTGATTTcctgaggagcaggaggaaagaTGGAGCCAGTAAAAGTGTGTCAAACA CACCTGCGTTGGATCCAAGGGAAAAAGCGATAGATGAAATGATGGCGAGAATAAAAAAAGGTATAATCCTGAGGCCCACCAAGAAAGTACAG GAGGAAGACGAAAGTTCATGGACA GATCAGaggagtgaaaacagaaaatcagcCATTCTGGAGTTAAAAGGAATGCTG GGCAACATTAAAAGTCAGCACCACCGCAGAACGTTGTCCAGGAGGGGGATCGGCCGAAATGTTGGGGAGACCGAGCTCCTACTTgtcctgcagaggaggaggagagcaatAGGGGATAATCAAGACACatcgtccacaaaccaaaatgacg ACCTCCAGCCAGGAGCAGTGTGCATCCCAGCTGTAGGAGATGCTCCCTGGGCAGACGAGAGCAGCGGCGCTCCTGTGCTCCGCAGACTGAAGCAGAACAGGGAGAAGAGAGACTCGCGCATCAGAGCGTCGGCGCTGATCATTAACCAAGATAACTGCGAGCAGTCAAAGGGCGACACACCGCTGTAA